In Candidatus Pelagibacter ubique HIMB140, a single window of DNA contains:
- a CDS encoding sugar phosphate nucleotidyltransferase, giving the protein MKINTALILCAGYGKRLNPITLDTPKPLLELHNVTMLEKCIQLIKSLGINKILINSFYLKDHFSKFFKDNNFDIDIEIIEDGKDILDTGGGILNLIKHSNEDDFIVFNPDTVWTKEYFDEINKMEEFYFSEKLKNILLLVNKNLSFDKNLNGDFNLENNLITKELDKNYIYIGCQILSKNLFKNETNEKFSISKIWNKLIDTKDLHGYESKQNFYHLTNLEIFKKLKDL; this is encoded by the coding sequence ATGAAAATAAATACAGCGTTAATATTATGTGCAGGATATGGAAAAAGATTAAACCCAATAACATTAGATACACCCAAACCATTATTAGAGTTACATAATGTAACAATGTTAGAAAAATGTATCCAATTGATTAAAAGTTTGGGTATTAATAAAATTTTAATAAATTCATTTTATTTAAAAGATCATTTTTCAAAATTTTTTAAAGATAACAATTTTGATATTGATATTGAAATTATAGAAGATGGAAAAGATATTCTAGATACTGGAGGTGGTATTTTAAATTTAATTAAACATTCTAATGAAGATGATTTTATAGTTTTTAATCCTGACACTGTTTGGACAAAAGAGTATTTTGATGAAATTAATAAAATGGAAGAATTCTATTTTAGTGAAAAATTAAAAAATATTCTTTTATTAGTAAATAAAAATTTAAGTTTTGATAAAAATTTAAATGGTGATTTCAATTTAGAAAATAACCTTATTACTAAGGAATTAGATAAAAATTACATTTACATCGGCTGTCAGATATTGAGTAAAAATTTGTTTAAAAATGAAACTAATGAAAAGTTTTCAATCTCTAAAATTTGGAACAAATTGATTGATACCAAAGATTTACATGGATATGAAAGCAAACAAAATTTTTATCATCTAACTAATTTAGAAATTTTCAAAAAACTAAAAGATCTTTAG
- a CDS encoding phosphotransferase, whose amino-acid sequence MKISKDLQKIKGDASFRTFYRSKKNNSIVVYAKKEKKKNLLIYDAVNKILIKNKISAPNLICHNYKKNFIEIQDFGNVSLFKILKNKKKNKYSFFKNIIHILNKLQSIKTKKIKNFLNQNYKLELYKNKILYNEAKLFSDWYVEKKLNKNKSLFKKKFKNEINKLLSKLNNKNVTFVHRDFHVSNLMYFKNQISLIDNQDAIIGNKAYDLASLIDDVRFKSNNRLKKKIFDYYIKTNKKINLIKFKQDFEILSVLRNLKIIGIFTRLAYRDNKKKYIQLIPYAWEMIDYRLKQNKIFMDLKLLLKNNFPKFIN is encoded by the coding sequence ATGAAAATTTCAAAAGATTTACAAAAAATTAAAGGAGATGCATCATTCAGAACTTTTTATAGAAGTAAAAAAAATAACTCTATAGTTGTTTATGCAAAAAAAGAAAAAAAGAAAAATTTATTAATTTATGATGCGGTCAACAAAATTTTAATAAAAAATAAAATTTCTGCACCAAATCTGATTTGCCATAATTATAAAAAAAACTTCATTGAAATTCAGGATTTCGGAAATGTCTCATTATTTAAAATTTTAAAAAATAAAAAGAAAAATAAGTATTCATTTTTTAAAAATATTATTCATATATTGAATAAATTACAAAGTATAAAAACTAAAAAGATAAAAAATTTTTTAAATCAAAATTATAAACTTGAATTATATAAAAATAAAATTTTATATAATGAAGCAAAACTTTTTAGTGATTGGTATGTCGAAAAAAAATTAAATAAAAATAAATCTTTATTCAAAAAAAAATTTAAAAACGAGATAAATAAATTATTATCTAAACTTAATAATAAAAACGTTACTTTTGTACATAGGGATTTTCATGTTTCAAATTTAATGTATTTTAAAAATCAAATTAGCTTAATTGACAATCAAGACGCTATTATTGGAAATAAAGCTTATGATTTAGCATCATTGATAGATGATGTTAGATTTAAATCCAATAACAGATTAAAAAAAAAGATTTTTGATTATTACATAAAAACCAATAAGAAAATTAACTTAATTAAATTTAAACAAGACTTTGAAATACTATCAGTTCTAAGAAATTTAAAAATCATTGGAATTTTTACAAGGCTTGCTTATAGAGATAATAAAAAAAAATATATTCAATTAATCCCTTATGCATGGGAAATGATAGATTACAGATTAAAACAGAATAAGATTTTTATGGATTTAAAATTATTATTAAAAAATAATTTTCCAAAATTTATCAATTAA
- the tsaE gene encoding tRNA (adenosine(37)-N6)-threonylcarbamoyltransferase complex ATPase subunit type 1 TsaE, with product MPIAIKNSKIDISSEETTKVLAESFKNFLQGGEIIFLYGEMGVGKTTFIKYLINEFQKSSDFPITEVSSPTFNLLNEYQVGSKKIKHYDLFRIKNKRDTNDLNIFEKDNNLITFVEWPELVKDIQEKIIVLRFNYENELNNRSVEITGID from the coding sequence ATGCCTATCGCTATTAAAAATAGCAAGATCGATATAAGTTCAGAAGAAACAACAAAAGTTTTAGCAGAAAGTTTTAAAAATTTTTTGCAAGGTGGAGAAATTATATTTTTGTATGGTGAAATGGGTGTAGGCAAAACTACATTTATAAAATATTTGATTAATGAATTTCAAAAAAGTTCAGATTTTCCAATTACAGAAGTTTCAAGTCCAACATTTAATTTATTAAATGAATATCAAGTAGGTTCTAAGAAGATAAAACATTACGATTTATTTAGGATTAAAAATAAAAGAGATACTAATGATCTAAATATATTTGAAAAAGATAATAATTTAATTACTTTTGTTGAGTGGCCAGAGTTAGTTAAAGATATTCAGGAAAAAATTATTGTATTAAGATTTAACTATGAAAATGAGCTAAATAATAGAAGTGTTGAAATCACAGGTATTGATTAA
- the ahcY gene encoding adenosylhomocysteinase yields the protein MDDFKVKDISQAEFGRKEISIAESEMPGLMALREEYSKEKPLKGARIIGCLHMTIQTAVLIETLVDLGAEVRWSSCNIFSTQDHAAAAIAKAGIPVYAWKGETEEEYLWCIKQTIVGKPDWKPNMLLDDGGDLTAIIHNEYKDLMKDIKGVSEETTTGIKALNKMEKDNSLLVPAINVNDSVTKSKFDNLYGCRESLVDGIRRATDVMMSGKIAIVAGFGDVGKGSAASLRQSGARVLVTEADPICALQAAMEGYEVVLMEEAISRADIVVTATGNKDIVTADHMRDMKDRAILCNIGHFDNEIQVEALKNYKWTEVKPQVHEIELPSRKRIILLAEGRLVNLGCATGHPSFVMSASFTNQVIAQIELWHNHKNYENKVYVLPKHLDEKVATLHLKKVGAKLTKLSKEQADYISVGTEGPFKPDAYRY from the coding sequence ATGGATGATTTTAAAGTAAAAGATATTTCCCAAGCTGAATTTGGAAGAAAAGAAATTTCTATCGCAGAAAGCGAAATGCCGGGTTTAATGGCATTAAGAGAAGAGTATTCAAAAGAAAAACCTTTAAAAGGTGCTAGAATTATTGGATGTCTTCATATGACTATTCAAACAGCAGTCCTAATTGAGACATTGGTAGATCTTGGAGCAGAAGTAAGATGGTCATCTTGTAATATATTTTCTACACAAGACCATGCAGCAGCAGCAATAGCAAAAGCTGGAATTCCTGTTTATGCCTGGAAAGGTGAAACAGAAGAAGAGTACTTATGGTGTATTAAACAAACAATAGTTGGAAAACCTGATTGGAAACCCAACATGTTATTAGATGATGGGGGAGATTTAACTGCCATCATACACAATGAATACAAAGATTTAATGAAAGATATAAAAGGTGTTTCAGAGGAGACTACAACTGGAATTAAAGCGTTAAATAAAATGGAGAAAGACAATTCTCTATTAGTTCCTGCAATAAACGTTAATGACTCTGTAACCAAATCTAAATTTGATAACTTATATGGATGTAGAGAAAGTTTAGTTGACGGTATCAGAAGAGCTACTGATGTTATGATGTCGGGTAAAATTGCAATAGTTGCTGGTTTTGGCGACGTTGGAAAAGGAAGTGCTGCATCTCTAAGACAAAGTGGTGCTAGAGTTCTTGTTACAGAAGCAGATCCTATATGTGCACTTCAGGCAGCTATGGAAGGTTATGAAGTAGTTTTAATGGAAGAAGCTATTAGTAGAGCAGACATAGTTGTTACAGCAACTGGAAATAAAGATATAGTTACAGCTGATCATATGAGAGATATGAAAGATAGAGCAATCTTATGCAATATTGGACATTTCGACAATGAAATTCAAGTTGAGGCATTGAAAAATTATAAATGGACAGAAGTTAAGCCACAGGTACATGAAATTGAATTGCCAAGTAGAAAAAGAATTATTCTTTTGGCTGAGGGAAGATTAGTTAATCTAGGATGTGCAACTGGACACCCAAGTTTTGTAATGAGTGCATCTTTTACCAACCAGGTAATTGCTCAAATAGAACTTTGGCATAATCATAAAAATTATGAAAACAAAGTTTACGTTTTACCAAAACATTTGGATGAAAAAGTAGCCACATTACATTTAAAAAAAGTTGGGGCTAAATTAACAAAATTATCAAAAGAACAAGCTGATTACATAAGTGTTGGAACAGAAGGCCCATTCAAACCAGATGCCTATCGCTATTAA
- a CDS encoding sensor histidine kinase, with product MFSKYLKTLSILKKFLFINFVIFTIIGLFTLTYLTNIEPSLLKKKSEDHINIINNTTDNIKRLNIKFQENDIRKFLFSTRFIFQNLDRVIFFDKELELIGDTDTLDLDPRSFSTRLDKIEFESLSDEVKEDENKENNSFQNNETKASFKDLLERYNNSDNYGNYYTFTEDNLNQFKVTTVKNVKSDENDLGFIVISENANEIKTAIDERRAFVIRTAISVGFVILIFSFVLSRYFIKPIQNLVGYTIRVKEKNPGKTGIENLKNRNDELGLLSNSMEDMTNELQKRISHAENFSTDLVHEIRNPLASLKSASEILKDTKDINQQNKLLDILTHDVQRIERLITDYSQMLKDEVALSKEQMKKLDIQPIIQSVVDDYNNIYKFKKNISINYQNDGKSEYLINGIENRIEQIVANLLDNSISFSDDGSKVTVNVSNGLEKKVTVKILDEGQGFKEKDTTKIFNRFYSNRPENFGEHSGLGLNIVKNLVQLHDGKIEASNRLDKQGALIEIQFPSL from the coding sequence ATGTTTAGTAAATACTTAAAGACACTTTCTATACTTAAAAAATTTCTTTTCATAAACTTTGTAATATTTACAATTATTGGTTTATTTACACTTACTTATCTTACGAATATTGAACCAAGTTTATTAAAAAAAAAATCTGAAGATCATATTAATATTATTAATAATACGACTGATAATATTAAAAGATTAAATATAAAATTTCAGGAAAATGATATTAGAAAATTTTTATTTTCTACAAGATTTATTTTTCAAAATTTAGACAGAGTTATTTTCTTTGATAAAGAATTAGAATTAATTGGTGATACCGATACTTTAGATCTTGATCCACGATCTTTTTCAACACGATTAGATAAAATTGAATTTGAAAGTTTAAGTGATGAAGTTAAGGAAGATGAAAACAAAGAAAATAATTCTTTTCAAAATAATGAAACAAAAGCTTCATTTAAAGATTTGTTAGAAAGGTATAACAATTCAGATAACTATGGAAATTATTATACTTTTACAGAAGATAATTTAAATCAATTTAAAGTTACAACAGTAAAAAATGTAAAAAGTGATGAAAATGATTTAGGTTTCATAGTTATCTCTGAGAACGCAAATGAAATTAAAACAGCTATAGATGAAAGAAGAGCATTTGTAATTAGAACGGCAATATCAGTTGGTTTTGTAATTTTAATTTTTTCTTTTGTACTTAGTAGATATTTTATTAAACCAATTCAAAATTTAGTTGGATACACAATCAGAGTAAAAGAAAAAAATCCTGGTAAAACAGGAATTGAAAATTTGAAGAATAGAAATGACGAATTAGGATTATTATCTAATTCTATGGAGGATATGACTAATGAATTACAAAAACGAATTTCTCATGCAGAAAATTTTTCAACAGACTTAGTGCATGAAATAAGAAATCCTCTAGCATCTTTAAAAAGTGCATCAGAAATTTTAAAAGATACAAAAGATATAAATCAACAGAATAAGCTTTTAGATATTCTTACCCACGATGTACAAAGAATTGAAAGATTAATCACAGATTATTCACAAATGTTGAAAGATGAAGTTGCTCTTAGTAAAGAGCAAATGAAAAAATTAGATATACAACCAATTATTCAATCTGTTGTTGATGATTATAATAACATTTATAAATTCAAAAAAAATATAAGTATAAACTATCAAAACGATGGAAAGTCAGAGTATCTAATTAATGGAATTGAAAATAGGATTGAACAAATCGTTGCAAATTTATTAGATAATTCTATTTCATTTAGTGACGATGGTAGCAAGGTAACTGTAAACGTTTCAAATGGATTAGAAAAAAAAGTTACAGTTAAAATTTTAGATGAAGGACAGGGATTTAAAGAGAAAGATACTACAAAAATTTTTAACCGTTTTTACAGCAATAGACCAGAAAATTTTGGTGAGCATTCAGGATTAGGTCTGAATATTGTAAAAAATTTAGTCCAACTTCATGATGGAAAAATCGAAGCATCTAATAGGCTAGATAAGCAAGGAGCATTGATAGAAATACAATTTCCTAGTTTGTAA
- a CDS encoding response regulator transcription factor: MQTQTIALIDDDRNILTSLSIALEKEGFKVQTYIDGESALIGLTRMPPDLAVIDIKMPKMDGEELLKKLRKKTSLPVIFLTSKDDEIDELLGLKLGADDFVKKSGGFSIKVLIERIRVQLRKKDSNNSLEENKSLISHGRLKLDPSQLECEWNGKQLPDKLTTTEFLIVKELAKRPGIIKERAQLMDIAYREDTDIEDRTIDSHVKRIRKKFKKVDPDFSAIETRYGSGYRWNVS, encoded by the coding sequence ATGCAAACACAAACTATAGCTTTAATTGATGATGACAGAAACATACTAACTAGTCTTAGTATTGCCTTAGAAAAAGAGGGATTCAAAGTTCAAACATATATTGATGGAGAGAGTGCATTAATCGGTCTTACTAGAATGCCACCTGACTTAGCAGTCATTGATATTAAAATGCCAAAAATGGATGGAGAAGAATTATTAAAAAAATTACGAAAAAAAACCTCTCTGCCTGTAATATTTTTAACATCTAAGGATGATGAAATTGATGAGTTACTTGGATTAAAATTAGGTGCAGATGATTTTGTAAAAAAATCTGGAGGATTTTCAATTAAAGTTTTGATTGAAAGAATAAGAGTTCAATTAAGAAAAAAAGATTCAAACAATTCATTAGAAGAAAATAAAAGCTTAATTTCACATGGTAGATTAAAACTTGACCCATCTCAGCTTGAATGTGAGTGGAATGGCAAACAGTTACCAGATAAATTAACAACTACTGAGTTTTTAATTGTTAAAGAATTGGCAAAAAGGCCTGGGATCATCAAAGAAAGAGCCCAACTAATGGACATTGCTTACAGAGAAGATACGGATATTGAAGATAGAACTATTGATAGTCACGTGAAAAGAATAAGAAAAAAATTCAAAAAAGTAGATCCTGATTTTTCAGCTATTGAAACTAGATATGGTAGTGGATATAGATGGAATGTTAGCTGA
- the polA gene encoding DNA polymerase I translates to MNKIQKTDHFYLIDGSGYIFRAYYALPPLTRKSDGLPTGAVSGFCSMLFKLLEDSKSDQNLQKPTHFAVIFDSARKTFRNEIYSDYKANRSEAPDDLAPQFEYIRKSVLAFNLPSVDLPNYEADDLIATYVDQILKKGAKVTIVSSDKDLMQLYKKGVRIFDPMKNKFITEDDVIKKFGVDASKVIDVQSLAGDSSDNVPGVPGIGVKTAAELINKYGNLEKLLDSAHEIKQNKRRETLIENKDKALISKKLVTLDNKSPVNKNLTEFKLKEVDKDKLYKFLREMEFNRLLSSAISAYGEPKLSGSENNLKSTEKQKPINNKDYHLITDIDEIDEWIEEAEEVGEVAVDTETSSLDPHQADLVGISLCSKIGKACYIPVGHKSQDCLNKDSVINKLKNLLEDPSVKKIGQNIKFDFIVLYKLGISLSSMEDTMLMSYVLDAGKNRHNMDTLSDIHLGHKTISFKEIVGTGKKEINFSEVELETAKNYAAEDADVTFRLYKKFVKSLKSEKLFNIYEIFEKPLIKILAFMEIEGVEVDSKFLNSLSSKFDKKIKKIEKEVFKISKKEFNIASPKQLGEIIYNDLKITGTKKTKKGSFATSASVLEDLAFKGHEFPKLVLDWRQVSKLKNTYSDALPEHINPNTKRVHTSFLLAATTTGRLASSDPNLQNIPIKSEDGKDIRKAFKAKKDHLLISADYNQIEMRILADLADVKELKKAFKNNEDIHSLTASQIFNIDIKKVNQDHRRKAKAINFGIIYGISQYGLAKQINVSNYEAEEFLNAYFAKFPEIKFYMDSTIKFCRKSGYVNNIFGRRSHFNGINDKNFNVRNFQERAAINAPIQGSASEVMRLAMIRLHKKLNEEKNLKSKILLQIHDELIFEVPKKEEKAMVKLIQNEMTSVTQSDYHSFSTPLTVDVNVGDNWGMLH, encoded by the coding sequence ATGAATAAAATACAAAAAACAGATCATTTTTATTTAATTGATGGCTCTGGCTATATTTTTAGAGCTTATTATGCCCTACCACCATTAACTAGAAAAAGTGATGGGCTACCTACAGGTGCTGTTAGTGGATTTTGTAGCATGTTGTTTAAATTATTAGAGGATTCAAAATCTGATCAAAATTTACAAAAACCAACTCATTTTGCAGTAATTTTTGACTCAGCCAGAAAGACCTTTAGAAATGAAATTTATAGTGATTATAAAGCAAATCGATCTGAAGCCCCTGATGATTTGGCACCTCAATTTGAATATATTAGAAAATCAGTTTTAGCATTTAATTTACCTTCTGTGGATTTACCAAACTATGAAGCTGACGATTTAATAGCCACATATGTTGATCAAATTCTTAAAAAAGGAGCTAAAGTTACAATCGTTTCATCCGACAAAGATTTAATGCAGCTTTATAAAAAAGGCGTTCGAATTTTTGATCCCATGAAAAATAAATTTATCACAGAGGACGATGTGATTAAAAAGTTTGGTGTTGATGCTTCAAAAGTTATAGATGTTCAATCTTTAGCAGGCGATAGTAGTGACAATGTACCTGGTGTTCCAGGAATAGGAGTGAAAACAGCCGCAGAATTAATTAATAAGTATGGCAATCTAGAAAAATTATTAGACTCTGCCCATGAGATTAAACAGAACAAAAGAAGAGAAACTTTAATAGAGAATAAAGATAAAGCTTTAATTAGTAAAAAACTTGTGACTCTAGACAACAAGTCTCCAGTAAATAAAAACTTAACAGAATTTAAACTCAAAGAGGTTGATAAAGATAAACTGTATAAATTTTTAAGAGAAATGGAATTTAATAGATTATTAAGTTCTGCAATTTCAGCTTATGGTGAACCAAAGTTATCTGGATCTGAAAATAATTTAAAATCTACTGAAAAACAAAAACCAATAAATAATAAAGACTATCATCTAATTACGGATATTGATGAAATTGATGAGTGGATAGAAGAAGCAGAGGAAGTGGGGGAAGTTGCTGTCGATACAGAGACAAGTTCGTTAGATCCCCATCAGGCTGATTTAGTTGGAATTTCACTTTGTTCAAAAATTGGAAAAGCTTGTTATATCCCAGTTGGTCATAAATCTCAGGATTGTTTAAATAAAGATAGTGTTATCAATAAATTAAAAAATTTATTAGAGGATCCAAGTGTTAAAAAAATTGGTCAAAATATTAAATTTGATTTTATAGTTCTCTACAAACTTGGCATTTCACTTTCATCAATGGAAGATACCATGCTTATGTCCTATGTTTTGGATGCTGGAAAGAACAGACATAACATGGACACCCTTTCGGATATCCATCTTGGACATAAAACAATTTCATTTAAAGAAATTGTTGGTACTGGCAAAAAAGAAATAAATTTTAGTGAAGTAGAATTAGAAACAGCAAAAAATTACGCAGCAGAAGATGCAGACGTTACCTTCAGGTTATATAAAAAATTTGTCAAAAGTTTAAAATCTGAAAAATTATTTAATATCTATGAGATTTTTGAAAAACCACTAATTAAAATACTCGCATTTATGGAAATTGAAGGTGTTGAAGTAGATAGTAAATTTTTAAATTCTCTTTCCTCTAAATTTGATAAGAAAATTAAAAAAATTGAAAAAGAAGTTTTCAAGATTTCAAAGAAAGAATTTAACATTGCTTCACCAAAACAATTAGGAGAAATTATTTATAATGATCTTAAGATTACAGGGACAAAAAAAACAAAAAAGGGAAGTTTTGCAACAAGCGCAAGTGTTTTAGAAGATTTAGCCTTCAAAGGTCATGAATTTCCAAAATTAGTATTAGATTGGAGACAGGTTTCAAAATTAAAAAATACTTACTCCGATGCTTTGCCAGAGCATATTAATCCAAATACAAAAAGGGTTCATACATCTTTTTTATTGGCAGCAACAACAACAGGCAGATTGGCCTCAAGTGATCCAAATTTGCAAAATATTCCAATTAAATCTGAAGATGGAAAAGATATAAGAAAAGCGTTTAAGGCTAAAAAAGATCATTTATTGATATCAGCAGACTATAATCAAATTGAGATGAGAATTTTAGCAGACCTTGCAGATGTTAAAGAACTTAAAAAAGCTTTTAAAAATAACGAGGATATTCACTCATTAACGGCTAGCCAAATATTTAATATTGATATCAAAAAGGTAAATCAAGATCACAGAAGGAAGGCTAAAGCAATTAACTTTGGAATAATTTATGGAATTTCTCAGTATGGTTTAGCCAAACAAATAAATGTTTCTAATTATGAAGCAGAAGAATTTCTTAATGCTTATTTTGCTAAATTTCCCGAAATTAAATTTTATATGGATAGCACAATTAAGTTTTGTAGAAAAAGTGGCTATGTAAATAACATATTCGGAAGAAGATCTCATTTTAATGGAATAAATGATAAAAATTTTAATGTAAGAAATTTTCAAGAGAGAGCAGCAATTAATGCTCCAATACAAGGGTCAGCATCTGAAGTTATGAGGTTAGCAATGATCAGATTACATAAAAAATTAAATGAAGAAAAAAATTTGAAATCAAAAATACTTCTTCAAATACACGACGAGCTTATTTTTGAAGTCCCAAAAAAAGAGGAAAAGGCAATGGTCAAGTTAATACAGAATGAGATGACCAGTGTTACTCAAAGTGATTATCATTCCTTTTCTACCCCTTTAACAGTTGATGTAAATGTTGGTGATAATTGGGGAATGCTTCACTAA